The Streptomyces sp. NBC_00510 genomic interval CGGCGCCGCGCAGACCCGGATCGCCGGCGACCTGCTCGGCATCCACCACGCGGAGGTGTTCATCGGCATCTTCATCGGCGCGGTCACCTTCACCGGATCCATCGTCGCCTACCTGAAGCTGTCGGCGCGGATCAACTCCCGTCCGCTGACCCTGCCCGGCAAGAACGCCCTCAACCTCGGGGCGCTGGCCGCCTTCGTGGCCCTGACGGTGTGGTTCACGGTGAGCCCGGACCTCGGCCTGATGATCGCCGTCACCGCCCTGGCGCTCGCGCTCGGCTGGCACCTGGTCGTCTCGATCGGCGGCGGTGACATGCCGGTCGTCGTCTCGATGCTCAACAGCTACTCGGGCTGGGCCGCGGCCGCGGCGGGCTTCCTGCTCAACAACAACCTGCTCATCGTCACCGGCGCGCTCGTCGGCTCCTCCGGTGCCTACCTGTCGTACGTCATGTGCAAGGCGATGAACCGGTCCTTCCTCTCGGTGATCGCCGGGGGCTTCGGCGCCCCGGCGCCGACGGGCGGCGACGCCGAACAGGGCGAGCACCGCGAGACCTCCGCGCAGGAGACGGCCGAACTCCTGGAGAACGCCACGTCGGTGATCATCACCCCCGGCTACGGCATGGCGGTGGCCCAGGCGCAGCACCCGGTGGCCGAGCTGACCCAGGCGCTGCGGCGGCGCGGGGTCGAGGTCCGCTTCGGCGTCCACCCGGTGGCCGGCCGGCTGCCCGGGCACATGAACGTCCTGCTCGCCGAGGCCCGGGTGCCGTACGACGTCGTGCTGGAGATGGACGAGATCAACGACGACTTCGGCGACACCACGGTGGTGCTGGTGATCGGCGCCAACGACACCGTCAACCCGGCGGCGGAGGAGGACCCGTCCAGCCCCATCGCCGGCATGCCGGTGCTGCGGGTGTGGGAGGCGGAGAACGTGGTCGTCTTCAAGCGGTCCATGTCCTCGGGGTACGCGG includes:
- the pntB gene encoding Re/Si-specific NAD(P)(+) transhydrogenase subunit beta, with the translated sequence MNATTAAQAADIVAALLFIFSLAGLSQHRTSRAGVVYGIGGMALALVATVVAAAQDIPGSAVVLIVVATVIGGAVGLWRARRVEMTQMPELIAVLHSLVGLAAVLVGWNSYYEVEAHGAAQTRIAGDLLGIHHAEVFIGIFIGAVTFTGSIVAYLKLSARINSRPLTLPGKNALNLGALAAFVALTVWFTVSPDLGLMIAVTALALALGWHLVVSIGGGDMPVVVSMLNSYSGWAAAAAGFLLNNNLLIVTGALVGSSGAYLSYVMCKAMNRSFLSVIAGGFGAPAPTGGDAEQGEHRETSAQETAELLENATSVIITPGYGMAVAQAQHPVAELTQALRRRGVEVRFGVHPVAGRLPGHMNVLLAEARVPYDVVLEMDEINDDFGDTTVVLVIGANDTVNPAAEEDPSSPIAGMPVLRVWEAENVVVFKRSMSSGYAGVQNPLFFRENSRMLFGDAKESVDAILRSLSTPDPASAASQGLRTDQQPAPA